In the genome of Segatella copri, one region contains:
- a CDS encoding DUF4848 domain-containing protein: protein MKKLILAMCTASLLFSCTDDDSLSTNSAPVADNNGIEVVEVSNGNVVQGTRTLGDGELALKFDSEASFQKFKNELLNESSFARTETISKYGIKNLYDLADDADAELEKIGNEATSLSDFNAKYSEYKKKYEGLLITDASDNSDVSLYVPNADSPESYIANKDGYFVVGNEVRKISVNSENYPNYPSLPSTPGQKVPSQEGTVAGTNKVELRPRSNTKIYFEAYAQGYYLRVKMSAKKHMWYGWKNDPHRQYFFDSYLDNNFVYLGQGKYGQEAIVNRLPRYIFNNEKAVKNGFDIILGKRQTAAKFTGEFHVWSDLTSEHDKDGNDITEKVGNFVMPKCLESKAQIVKIDIL from the coding sequence ATGAAAAAGTTAATTTTAGCAATGTGTACAGCTTCACTTCTGTTCTCATGTACAGATGATGATAGCCTAAGTACAAACTCAGCCCCAGTAGCAGACAATAATGGAATTGAGGTTGTAGAAGTATCCAATGGAAATGTTGTACAAGGTACACGAACATTGGGTGATGGAGAACTTGCGCTGAAATTTGATTCAGAGGCTAGTTTCCAGAAGTTCAAGAACGAGTTACTTAACGAGTCTAGTTTCGCAAGAACCGAGACTATTAGCAAATATGGCATCAAGAATCTTTATGATTTAGCAGATGATGCAGACGCAGAGCTTGAAAAGATTGGTAATGAGGCAACATCATTATCTGATTTCAACGCTAAATACTCAGAGTATAAAAAGAAGTATGAGGGACTGTTGATAACTGATGCTTCGGACAATTCTGATGTATCATTGTATGTACCTAATGCTGATTCACCAGAATCATATATTGCGAATAAGGATGGCTATTTCGTTGTTGGAAATGAAGTCAGAAAAATTAGTGTAAATTCTGAAAACTATCCAAATTATCCATCCCTCCCATCTACCCCTGGTCAGAAAGTACCATCACAGGAAGGTACAGTTGCTGGCACTAACAAAGTGGAACTCAGACCACGCAGCAACACCAAGATATATTTTGAAGCGTATGCTCAAGGGTATTATCTTCGAGTAAAGATGAGTGCTAAGAAACATATGTGGTATGGGTGGAAAAATGACCCACACCGTCAATATTTCTTTGATTCCTATCTTGACAACAACTTTGTCTATCTTGGACAAGGAAAATATGGACAAGAAGCCATTGTCAATAGACTTCCTAGATATATCTTCAATAACGAGAAGGCAGTAAAGAATGGCTTTGACATCATTTTAGGAAAGAGACAGACCGCTGCTAAGTTTACTGGAGAATTCCATGTCTGGTCAGACTTGACTTCTGAACATGACAAAGATGGAAATGACATAACAGAGAAAGTTGGAAATTTTGTCATGCCTAAATGCTTGGAAAGCAAAGCCCAAATTGTAAAAATAGACATTCTATAA
- a CDS encoding LytR/AlgR family response regulator transcription factor: MKVLIIEDEERGFSRLKRLLQNIDNSMEIQGPLTTMRAVIDYLQNPHDEDVIFADIRLGDGDVFEAFLEIAPTSPVIFTTAYNEYALEAFKSNGIAYLQKPILTEELEKALTKAKALCNKVIDYSDLMEKMGMATGKKWRDYFLVHIYDGFKLVKTTDISYFLSENGVVRAYLSDGNSVPINQSLNDLELQLNPNLFFRVSRQYMVNIERIDKLTNFFKYRMTISLHGFPELRIVVSKDKIMKLKNWLDR; encoded by the coding sequence ATGAAAGTTTTAATCATAGAAGACGAAGAACGTGGCTTTTCAAGACTGAAACGCCTCTTGCAAAACATAGACAACTCTATGGAAATACAAGGACCATTAACAACAATGAGAGCGGTCATTGACTATCTGCAAAATCCGCATGACGAGGATGTAATCTTTGCGGATATAAGACTGGGCGATGGTGATGTGTTCGAGGCTTTCTTGGAGATAGCCCCAACTTCTCCTGTGATATTTACCACGGCTTATAATGAATATGCCTTGGAAGCATTCAAGAGCAATGGCATCGCCTATCTTCAGAAACCGATATTGACAGAAGAATTGGAGAAAGCTCTAACAAAGGCTAAAGCCCTGTGCAATAAAGTCATAGATTACTCAGATCTGATGGAGAAAATGGGGATGGCAACAGGTAAGAAATGGAGAGACTATTTCCTTGTGCATATCTATGATGGCTTCAAACTTGTCAAGACAACTGACATTAGTTATTTCTTATCAGAGAATGGTGTCGTTAGGGCATACCTTAGTGATGGTAATTCTGTACCCATCAACCAATCTTTGAATGACTTGGAGCTGCAATTAAATCCCAATTTGTTCTTCCGTGTCAGCCGCCAATATATGGTAAATATCGAGCGCATTGACAAACTCACCAATTTCTTCAAATACAGAATGACCATTAGCCTTCATGGATTTCCTGAGTTGCGAATTGTGGTCAGCAAAGACAAAATCATGAAATTGAAGAATTGGCTCGACAGATGA
- a CDS encoding histidine kinase, with protein MKKYHGFIKSWFIISITTCIFSYLLWALMDFDTFVGTGVTFEDLCFDIVYCSFYTLFSLWVSISLGDIFVKNKISNPRFVTHILLLLLANSVWAVAFENIFDSLWHAGNDVYWDRLYVFGLIATLLTMVNACLYYCSILIRKEKENVVLTNNLLRLQMNPHFIFNSINTLADLIEENPVQAESFTLKFSEIYRYVVTHLDDETVPVHEEIHFVKNYCELQEISSPHTIHVEIAEELERCKNKTLPLAIQMMVENAIKHNCHTKERPLFISVYCHGEYIIVRNVVNPIKSTLPTTQKGLSNLRLRYSQLGKELVVSNDNKYFEVKLPILSKS; from the coding sequence ATGAAGAAATATCATGGTTTTATAAAGAGTTGGTTCATCATATCCATCACCACATGCATCTTTTCCTACTTGCTATGGGCACTGATGGACTTTGATACGTTTGTGGGTACAGGTGTCACTTTCGAGGACTTGTGCTTCGACATAGTATATTGTTCCTTTTACACATTATTCTCTTTGTGGGTTTCTATTTCCTTGGGTGACATTTTTGTAAAAAACAAGATAAGCAATCCTCGTTTTGTCACCCATATCCTATTGTTGTTGCTAGCCAATTCTGTTTGGGCTGTTGCATTTGAAAACATATTTGATAGCCTTTGGCATGCTGGGAACGATGTATATTGGGACAGATTATATGTTTTTGGATTAATCGCCACATTGCTGACCATGGTGAATGCGTGCCTATATTATTGCTCCATCCTCATCAGAAAAGAGAAGGAAAACGTAGTGCTTACCAATAATCTCTTGCGTCTGCAGATGAATCCGCATTTCATATTCAACAGCATCAACACGTTGGCAGACTTGATTGAGGAGAATCCTGTACAGGCAGAAAGTTTCACTCTGAAATTCTCTGAAATCTATAGATATGTAGTCACACATCTGGATGATGAGACGGTGCCAGTACATGAAGAGATTCATTTCGTGAAGAACTATTGTGAGCTTCAAGAGATAAGTTCTCCTCATACCATACATGTGGAAATTGCCGAAGAACTGGAAAGATGCAAGAATAAGACCTTGCCATTGGCGATACAAATGATGGTAGAAAATGCGATAAAGCATAACTGTCATACCAAGGAAAGACCGCTTTTTATCTCAGTGTATTGTCATGGCGAATATATTATCGTTAGAAATGTAGTGAATCCGATAAAGAGCACTTTACCTACAACACAAAAGGGATTGTCAAACTTGCGTCTGCGCTATAGTCAATTAGGAAAGGAACTAGTCGTTAGTAACGACAATAAATATTTTGAAGTTAAACTTCCAATCTTATCAAAATCATGA
- a CDS encoding outer membrane beta-barrel protein: MKKVFLAMLIMASLLPLCSMAQQGVKVDLHTGTNLSGFVGGNSYVAQDQKMKMGASVGVGISYETSKNFVYSSGIDFLMTAGSYTAMSDYYNGGLTAAFPTVNSRELSIQIPVKFGYDFTLGEKLHFIPSVGAYGRFSMVSIKENVTENTDGKSGNSFKWNSFNNYQHNTNRLDGYKRWDVGGLIEGKFVYANRYAVTLGYSRGFLDKSPQFKFKNHSYHLTLGYTL, from the coding sequence ATGAAGAAAGTATTTTTAGCTATGCTTATCATGGCAAGTCTCTTACCTTTGTGCAGCATGGCACAACAGGGAGTCAAGGTGGATTTACATACTGGTACAAACTTGTCAGGTTTTGTTGGTGGAAATTCCTATGTAGCCCAAGATCAAAAAATGAAAATGGGTGCAAGTGTAGGTGTTGGGATATCCTATGAAACAAGCAAGAACTTTGTCTATTCCTCGGGAATTGATTTCTTAATGACGGCAGGTAGCTATACCGCCATGTCAGACTACTATAATGGTGGACTTACAGCTGCATTTCCTACGGTAAATTCAAGAGAACTATCCATCCAAATTCCTGTCAAGTTTGGATATGACTTCACTCTGGGTGAGAAGTTGCATTTCATTCCTTCTGTTGGTGCGTATGGAAGATTTTCCATGGTATCTATCAAGGAGAATGTAACCGAGAATACAGATGGAAAGTCTGGTAATAGCTTCAAATGGAACAGCTTCAACAACTATCAACATAATACCAATCGCCTTGATGGTTATAAGCGATGGGATGTGGGAGGCTTAATTGAAGGAAAGTTTGTTTATGCCAATCGTTATGCTGTAACATTAGGCTATTCTCGTGGTTTTCTTGACAAGTCACCTCAGTTTAAATTCAAGAACCACAGCTATCATCTGACATTGGGATATACATTATAG